A part of Gemmatimonas groenlandica genomic DNA contains:
- a CDS encoding PD40 domain-containing protein — protein sequence MPQAQRWTRWGAALVLAMMSIASPLHAQYFGQNQVQYDRLRWRVIETEHFQIHYYPQIADVAPDAARMAERSYARLSRLMAHQFREKKPVLIFGSSGDFAQSNVFGDLGEGTGGVTDPLRQRMAQFFSGDWASFEHVLQHEMVHVFQFDIFSRGRAGAGLQNLAMVNPPLWFMEGLAEYFSIGPNHPWTDAWVRDAVTNNALPTISQMTERPDKYFPYRYGLSVWQYVGARWGDEVIGEIMNAVPSIGIDRAFRREIGLSLDELSAEWKQAMQNKYLPTVAELQRPRSFAEPLLSQKRSGSIASLFVAPALSDDGKYITYIAYGSFLRGEVFPDMYLANAETGKRIARLVKTTTNPDFEQLRFIYSQPSFSPDAKMLAFTGQSGGRDVLYVMDVKSRKILNKFDFELDQVLSPSFSPDGRRIVFSGMRHGMSDLYIASLDAGGYTQVTKDPYGDLQPQWSPDGRTIAFTSDRGDDTDLDIMKIGKWKLSLLDLETQKVTIIDGQGGRSLNPQWAPDGKSLAYITDRTGIANIFLYDLEAKQHYQLTNVLGAVTAVAEQSPAITWARGADVLAFVYYEKTDHAIWKIKNPRSLKKEPYRDPVVVAQGGMQGGMPTKPTAAGPVTPVKVDPTAHLNRATLTDTSAARQSFYRPTVGATARASDDLPVSVAARLAETVSVRALMDSFDFNLPDSTKFRDYRYKARLTPEYVAQPSIGYQQGGYGQGTFGGTTVVLSDLLGDRRLALSGSINGQLSDAQVFVGYTSLGRRLQYTTGVIQQPIYLLSNYFQEPLGNDQFSESQEITRLVVRQVFAAGLYPLNRFTRFELGARFQNIDQQVFPFTRLVDYQQGYATGFERGPTRNVASANTISPYLAFVTDNTLYGYTGPISGRRMRLEVEPSVGTWKWTEYVADIRGYYPILFNYVTFATRFSTSMSVGRDELRFPKWIGRPDFIRGYNREDLGAITCTGLPTDDGTSCNSVELIGSRVAFANAELRFPIIRSFGGGRLPIGLPPIDGLFFYDAGVAWSKGQQVVASRPEGYDFSKQRALLQSYGFGMRLNLFNIAIVRWDWAVPISRPGTKGFGTWFFGASY from the coding sequence ATGCCGCAGGCGCAGCGCTGGACACGATGGGGAGCGGCTCTGGTACTCGCGATGATGTCGATCGCCTCGCCGCTCCATGCCCAGTACTTTGGGCAGAATCAGGTCCAGTACGATCGGCTGCGCTGGCGCGTCATTGAAACCGAGCACTTCCAGATTCACTACTATCCGCAGATCGCGGATGTGGCGCCCGATGCCGCCCGCATGGCCGAACGGTCGTACGCGCGGCTTTCGCGCCTGATGGCCCACCAGTTCCGCGAGAAGAAGCCGGTCCTCATTTTCGGCTCGTCGGGCGACTTTGCGCAAAGCAACGTCTTCGGCGACCTCGGCGAAGGCACCGGCGGTGTCACCGACCCGCTGCGTCAGCGCATGGCGCAGTTCTTCAGCGGCGATTGGGCCAGCTTCGAACACGTGCTGCAGCACGAAATGGTGCACGTGTTCCAGTTCGACATTTTTTCGCGCGGTCGCGCCGGCGCCGGCTTGCAGAACCTGGCGATGGTCAATCCACCGCTCTGGTTCATGGAAGGCCTCGCCGAGTACTTCTCGATCGGGCCCAACCACCCGTGGACCGATGCCTGGGTGCGTGACGCCGTCACCAACAACGCGCTTCCCACCATCTCGCAGATGACGGAGCGCCCCGACAAGTACTTCCCGTATCGCTACGGGTTGTCGGTGTGGCAGTACGTGGGCGCGCGGTGGGGCGATGAAGTGATCGGCGAGATCATGAACGCCGTGCCCAGCATCGGCATCGATCGCGCCTTCCGCCGCGAGATCGGACTGTCGCTCGACGAGCTCAGCGCCGAGTGGAAGCAGGCGATGCAGAACAAATACCTGCCCACGGTCGCTGAACTCCAGCGTCCGCGCAGCTTTGCCGAACCGCTGCTCTCACAGAAGCGTTCCGGCAGCATCGCCAGCCTGTTCGTGGCCCCGGCGCTCTCCGACGACGGCAAGTACATCACGTACATCGCCTACGGCAGTTTCCTCCGCGGGGAAGTGTTCCCCGACATGTATCTCGCCAACGCGGAGACGGGTAAGCGCATCGCGCGCCTCGTCAAGACGACCACCAATCCCGACTTCGAGCAGCTGCGCTTCATCTATTCTCAGCCCTCGTTCTCTCCCGACGCGAAGATGCTCGCGTTCACGGGTCAGAGCGGCGGACGCGACGTGCTGTACGTGATGGACGTGAAGTCGCGCAAGATTCTGAACAAGTTCGATTTCGAACTCGATCAGGTGCTGAGCCCGAGCTTCTCGCCCGACGGTCGTCGCATTGTGTTCAGCGGCATGCGGCACGGCATGAGCGATCTCTACATCGCGTCGCTCGACGCCGGGGGCTACACGCAAGTCACCAAGGATCCGTACGGAGACCTGCAGCCGCAGTGGTCGCCGGATGGACGCACGATCGCCTTCACCAGCGATCGCGGTGACGACACGGATCTCGACATCATGAAGATCGGCAAGTGGAAGCTGTCGCTGCTCGATCTGGAGACGCAGAAGGTCACGATCATCGATGGCCAGGGCGGACGCAGTCTCAATCCGCAGTGGGCGCCCGACGGCAAGTCGCTGGCCTACATCACCGATCGCACGGGTATCGCCAACATCTTTCTGTACGATCTCGAGGCGAAGCAGCACTACCAGCTGACGAACGTGCTGGGGGCTGTGACAGCCGTGGCCGAACAGTCGCCGGCGATCACGTGGGCGCGCGGCGCCGACGTGCTGGCGTTCGTGTACTACGAAAAGACCGACCACGCGATCTGGAAGATCAAGAATCCGCGGTCGCTCAAGAAGGAGCCGTACCGCGATCCTGTGGTCGTGGCGCAGGGCGGTATGCAGGGTGGTATGCCCACCAAGCCGACCGCCGCCGGGCCCGTCACGCCGGTCAAGGTCGATCCGACGGCCCATCTCAATCGCGCGACGCTCACGGACACGTCCGCTGCCCGACAGTCATTCTACCGCCCCACTGTCGGGGCCACAGCGCGCGCGTCGGACGATCTGCCCGTGTCGGTTGCGGCCCGTCTCGCTGAAACGGTGAGCGTGCGCGCGCTGATGGACAGCTTCGACTTCAATCTTCCCGACTCCACCAAGTTCCGCGACTACCGCTACAAGGCGCGCCTCACGCCCGAGTACGTGGCACAGCCGTCGATCGGCTATCAGCAGGGTGGCTACGGCCAAGGCACTTTCGGTGGTACCACCGTCGTACTCAGCGATCTGCTCGGCGACCGGCGCCTCGCCTTGTCGGGCTCGATCAACGGGCAGCTCAGCGATGCGCAGGTGTTCGTCGGCTACACCAGCCTCGGACGGCGACTGCAGTACACCACCGGCGTGATTCAACAGCCGATTTATCTGCTGTCGAACTACTTCCAGGAACCGCTCGGCAACGATCAGTTCTCGGAATCGCAGGAGATCACCCGGCTGGTCGTGCGACAGGTGTTCGCCGCCGGCCTCTATCCACTCAATCGCTTCACGCGATTCGAGCTCGGCGCGCGCTTCCAGAACATCGATCAGCAGGTGTTCCCGTTCACGCGTCTGGTGGACTACCAGCAGGGCTACGCCACCGGATTCGAGCGCGGCCCCACACGCAACGTCGCGTCGGCCAACACGATCTCGCCGTATCTCGCCTTCGTCACCGATAATACGCTGTACGGGTACACGGGGCCGATCTCCGGCCGTCGCATGCGACTCGAGGTGGAGCCGAGCGTCGGCACATGGAAGTGGACCGAGTATGTGGCCGACATTCGCGGCTACTACCCGATTCTGTTCAACTACGTCACCTTCGCCACCCGCTTTTCGACGAGCATGTCGGTGGGTCGCGACGAGCTCCGTTTCCCGAAGTGGATCGGTCGTCCCGATTTCATCCGCGGCTACAACCGTGAGGACTTGGGCGCGATCACCTGCACCGGCCTGCCCACCGACGATGGCACGTCCTGCAACTCGGTCGAGTTGATTGGCAGCCGGGTGGCATTCGCGAACGCCGAGCTGCGCTTCCCGATCATCCGGAGCTTTGGCGGCGGCCGTCTGCCGATCGGCCTCCCACCCATCGACGGTCTGTTCTTCTACGACGCCGGTGTGGCCTGGTCGAAGGGGCAGCAGGTCGTGGCCAGTCGTCCCGAGGGGTATGACTTCTCGAAGCAGCGGGCGCTGTTGCAGAGCTATGGCTTCGGTATGCGCCTGAACCTGTTCAACATTGCCATCGTTCGCTGGGACTGGGCGGTACCGATCAGTCGCCCCGGCACGAAGGGCTTCGGGACCTGGTTCTTCGGCGCCAGCTATTGA
- a CDS encoding SPOR domain-containing protein gives MRTLLVTAFVLLACGVAGGCADRSSRPSGADATPSIPGGPDPIVLRVSRDGGVMTATRYPDLDSTLWRSSARLPALDRIIAFGAEDGYLAAVDTSGAPVRIDIRLGTVTTSRTDDVAVASSADGGAIYALTTDGEITRYTPSGGDWRFTPKLPAHALYAQADGSLIVAGAKGDRAVVWRVRPPGQDVTDSLSFDIGGNEATLRKSLGATAGAVGDRVFFGGNEEVIAVRTRDLAKALEVDIGDPITAIAATPSGDRLFVAIENEALLRVVDRFEEGVKGKITLPGVPRALRMDPLGRVLLARGADDSVYVISLGSDAVIGVVRSEWRGDLPLVLPDGAIATTRGEDVVFAHPSTLADMRTVEGGARQFWYTLRWNGFRPRAAGLDQPVQFRTSAPRDSVDYADSAAARDVVRDVGRDTLRRDTATTASAFTVSFAAVLEEKQARQLASRIRVDGETPRITTSDRAGKTLYRVVLGPYPTRADAERVGKSSGQSYWIFEGAP, from the coding sequence GTGCGCACGCTCCTAGTGACGGCGTTCGTGCTCCTCGCGTGCGGTGTTGCCGGCGGCTGTGCCGATCGCTCGTCCCGCCCCTCCGGAGCCGACGCCACTCCCAGTATCCCCGGTGGTCCGGACCCGATCGTGTTGCGCGTTTCGCGCGACGGCGGCGTTATGACGGCTACCCGATATCCGGATCTCGATTCCACGCTGTGGCGATCGAGTGCGCGGCTCCCCGCACTCGATCGCATCATCGCGTTCGGTGCTGAAGACGGCTATCTCGCCGCCGTCGACACGAGCGGTGCGCCGGTGCGCATCGATATCCGCCTCGGTACGGTGACCACGTCGCGAACCGATGATGTGGCCGTCGCGTCATCGGCTGATGGGGGTGCGATCTACGCGCTCACGACCGACGGCGAGATCACGCGCTACACACCGAGCGGCGGCGACTGGCGCTTCACGCCCAAGCTGCCCGCGCACGCGCTCTATGCACAGGCCGACGGCTCGTTGATCGTGGCCGGCGCCAAGGGCGATCGCGCCGTCGTGTGGCGCGTGCGTCCTCCTGGTCAGGACGTCACCGACAGTTTGTCGTTCGATATCGGCGGCAACGAAGCCACGCTGCGCAAGTCACTCGGCGCGACCGCCGGCGCCGTTGGTGATCGGGTGTTCTTCGGCGGCAACGAAGAAGTCATCGCCGTCCGCACGCGCGATCTCGCCAAGGCACTCGAAGTGGACATCGGCGATCCGATCACGGCCATCGCCGCCACGCCAAGTGGTGACCGTTTGTTCGTGGCAATCGAGAACGAAGCATTGTTGCGCGTCGTCGATCGTTTCGAAGAAGGAGTGAAGGGAAAGATCACGCTGCCCGGCGTACCGCGTGCGCTGCGCATGGACCCATTGGGTCGCGTGCTGCTGGCGCGTGGTGCGGACGACTCGGTGTATGTGATCAGCCTTGGCAGCGATGCCGTGATCGGCGTCGTGCGCAGCGAATGGCGCGGCGATCTGCCTCTGGTTTTGCCCGATGGCGCGATTGCCACCACTCGTGGAGAAGACGTGGTATTCGCGCATCCGTCGACGTTGGCCGACATGCGGACCGTCGAAGGTGGTGCGCGTCAGTTCTGGTACACACTGCGCTGGAACGGCTTCCGCCCGCGTGCCGCCGGTCTCGATCAACCCGTGCAGTTCCGCACCAGCGCACCGCGCGATTCGGTGGACTATGCCGACAGCGCCGCGGCGCGTGATGTCGTGCGTGATGTCGGGCGGGACACGTTGCGCCGTGATACGGCAACGACGGCGTCGGCGTTCACCGTATCGTTCGCCGCGGTGCTCGAGGAGAAGCAGGCACGTCAGCTGGCGTCGCGCATCCGCGTCGACGGCGAGACACCGCGCATTACGACGTCTGACCGTGCCGGAAAAACCTTGTATCGCGTGGTGCTCGGCCCGTACCCGACTCGCGCCGACGCCGAGCGCGTCGGCAAATCGTCGGGACAGAGCTATTGGATCTTCGAGGGGGCACCGTGA
- a CDS encoding SPOR domain-containing protein yields MTPLSLTESWEMEGRRLAPLLDGICSVVIAATDAALATSMALGVARAQGLRRRVAVADLIGEAPAIEALLTGDDPHGISDSFLYGVSLNKIARPMAGAENVFLMPSGTEAVAHDAVYANERWRRLAAGFHQVGALLVVVANPATPGFADLCAYVGALMPVGETVFPTPQGVPLIAPPAPPQPEPPPATPRPNAARARAAAAEDESSRRRRFLAIVAVLGSIAVAVGAFWPQIMARLPEPVAELITGKQREPDSTTVVVPPTPMDTSVRSDSAKRDSLLRDSTGTIIPTPDSIRAASPPLTVENAADSATASRYAVYFATANTRAAAMPDARVRALDAVALSPVAEGNEQWFRVTVGASSTRAQAESLLTKLRTQKIVGSGSIVSVPYALRLARNVTPTLIPTRLAELANRGIIAYALLQPDGSANVYTGAFESPTQATPLADSLRALRVAPVLVYRTGRAF; encoded by the coding sequence GTGACGCCGCTCAGTCTGACCGAATCGTGGGAGATGGAAGGACGCCGTTTGGCGCCTCTACTCGACGGCATCTGCTCCGTGGTCATCGCCGCGACCGATGCCGCGTTGGCCACCTCGATGGCACTCGGCGTGGCGCGCGCGCAGGGATTGCGCCGCCGCGTGGCCGTGGCTGACTTGATTGGCGAAGCCCCCGCGATCGAAGCGTTGCTGACCGGCGACGACCCGCACGGCATTTCGGACAGCTTCCTGTACGGCGTGTCGCTCAACAAGATCGCGCGCCCGATGGCCGGCGCCGAGAATGTGTTTCTGATGCCCAGTGGCACGGAAGCGGTGGCGCACGATGCGGTGTACGCGAACGAACGGTGGCGCCGTCTGGCCGCCGGCTTTCATCAGGTCGGCGCGCTCCTGGTGGTCGTCGCCAATCCGGCCACCCCTGGATTTGCCGACCTGTGTGCCTACGTCGGCGCCCTGATGCCCGTCGGCGAGACCGTGTTCCCCACGCCGCAGGGCGTGCCGCTAATCGCGCCGCCCGCACCGCCCCAGCCTGAGCCGCCACCCGCCACGCCGCGGCCGAACGCGGCGCGCGCACGCGCGGCCGCAGCCGAAGACGAATCCAGCCGCCGCCGTCGTTTTCTCGCGATCGTCGCGGTGCTTGGCTCGATCGCCGTGGCGGTGGGCGCCTTCTGGCCGCAGATCATGGCGCGCCTGCCTGAACCGGTCGCTGAACTGATCACGGGTAAGCAGCGTGAACCCGACAGCACCACGGTCGTGGTCCCGCCGACACCGATGGACACCTCGGTGCGCAGCGACAGCGCCAAACGCGACTCGCTGCTGCGCGACTCGACGGGCACCATCATTCCGACACCGGATAGCATTCGCGCCGCAAGTCCGCCGCTGACGGTGGAGAATGCCGCCGACTCGGCGACCGCGTCCCGATACGCCGTGTACTTCGCGACGGCCAACACGCGCGCCGCCGCCATGCCGGATGCGCGCGTGCGCGCCCTCGACGCCGTGGCGTTGTCGCCAGTGGCCGAGGGTAACGAGCAGTGGTTCCGCGTGACGGTCGGCGCGTCATCCACCCGCGCGCAGGCCGAATCGCTGCTGACCAAGCTGCGCACGCAGAAGATCGTGGGATCGGGGAGCATCGTGTCGGTGCCGTATGCGCTGCGACTCGCGCGCAACGTCACACCGACCTTGATCCCCACGCGCCTCGCCGAACTGGCGAATCGCGGCATTATCGCGTACGCGCTGCTGCAGCCTGATGGCAGCGCGAATGTGTATACCGGCGCTTTCGAATCGCCGACGCAGGCGACCCCGCTTGCGGATTCTTTGCGCGCCCTGCGCGTCGCGCCTGTGTTGGTTTATCGAACTGGGAGAGCGTTCTAG
- the smc gene encoding chromosome segregation protein SMC has protein sequence MRLTKLEVHGFKAFADHLEFVFEKGVTAIVGPNGSGKSNVSDAVRWVLGEQRARAMRGAKMEDVIFHGSSARKAVNMAEVSLHFDNTEGELPVPFKEVVITRRLLRSGESEYLLNRAPCRLRDIQDLVRGTGLGADSGVVIESKMIDALLSDRPDERRELFEEAAGVGLYRDRRRSAERRLEETTVDLARLDDLINEVQSQVRSLARQRRRAERHAELMARRFQVEISLATREMAAWREELAALDGRLEELQQDVPGGEEAIAQAELLREQAHGARSAAEASRLELARLSTEQRDKTQKLERELAVSEERQRSTTMRKQRAEEERKENEAFGRRLREDRERAVGDRTTLEKELADAGEALQERLAAEQTTREAVQQSRAVLEQLERQVREHRDQARRIELDRDGASREHLETQNRREALEIERQQLADALDVTERELIAAREQVSITQANAQDALHALEGARLAAATARTADAESRSALASAVQSRTALEGRLNALAALERERVGLAPSAAKLLKERERFGEGAVLGPLTDFLTADGEAAKLVERYLGATMHAIVVRDAEAAAAVRRWHADTQPGPLLLLPLDVVTDLGADADALAGSVQSSGAASRWVRALLGKVRAIDSGEAFIDERGAVFLPGTATGPGPLQRRAEITRLESDLAAADARRDECMMAAEAARLALGEAERAQQAAMETSNRAQQESRRAADVQQEVERRRERAERELQQSSALAERLISRLEELDSRTKQLAQQAEALHARAGEADADIAEAREAMSIAERDQEQAREARATWQVAQAQAQARLSVAIDREKRLNEEDSTAAARLESLARELTNLSEADQNLAQQLDGWRSELDTEQKTLADADARLADAERAVAAATGALDEAERMLDEARRRSSALGEQLHGAQLRHTELSGRREAIRQRLETEWRRTLEDLLAGFEELDLETDVLRTEAKQLRESLDELGPVNPLAIEEHEEEQRRLEFLTGQRNDLVAAKQSLHQAIREIDSTARELFLATFSQVRENFRQIFLRMFGGGECDLRLENPDSPLDCDIEVHASPRGKKTQRIHLLSSGERALVALSLLFGIFLTKPSPFCLMDEVDAPLDDQNIGRFVKMLNDFKSRTQFIVITHNPRTTSEAADAVYGVTMQEPGVSSIVSVRLRGGQQVDETIVPDDAIAGEIGGEEADEDSAAEPSPA, from the coding sequence GTGCGTCTGACGAAGCTCGAGGTCCATGGCTTCAAGGCCTTTGCCGATCACTTGGAGTTCGTGTTCGAAAAGGGTGTGACGGCCATCGTCGGCCCCAACGGTAGCGGCAAGTCGAACGTCTCCGACGCCGTGCGTTGGGTGCTGGGCGAGCAGCGCGCGCGCGCCATGCGTGGCGCGAAGATGGAAGACGTGATCTTCCACGGATCGTCGGCACGCAAGGCCGTGAACATGGCCGAAGTGTCACTGCACTTCGACAACACCGAAGGCGAACTCCCGGTGCCGTTCAAGGAAGTCGTGATCACCCGGCGCCTGCTGCGCTCGGGAGAGAGCGAGTATCTGCTGAATCGCGCGCCGTGCCGTTTGCGCGACATTCAGGACTTGGTGCGTGGCACCGGCCTCGGCGCCGACTCCGGCGTGGTCATCGAAAGCAAGATGATCGATGCCCTGCTCTCCGACCGCCCGGACGAACGTCGCGAGCTGTTCGAAGAAGCGGCCGGTGTGGGCCTGTATCGCGATCGTCGCCGCAGTGCCGAACGCCGTCTCGAAGAAACGACGGTCGACCTTGCACGCCTCGACGACCTGATCAACGAAGTCCAGAGCCAGGTGCGCTCGCTGGCGCGTCAACGTCGTCGCGCTGAACGGCACGCCGAGCTGATGGCGCGTCGGTTCCAGGTCGAGATTTCGCTGGCCACCCGCGAGATGGCAGCCTGGCGGGAAGAACTCGCGGCGCTCGACGGTCGTCTCGAAGAGCTGCAGCAGGACGTGCCTGGTGGTGAGGAAGCGATCGCGCAGGCAGAGTTGCTGCGTGAGCAGGCGCACGGGGCGCGTTCCGCCGCGGAAGCCAGCCGTCTCGAACTCGCGCGCCTCTCCACCGAGCAGCGCGACAAGACGCAAAAGCTCGAGCGCGAACTCGCCGTGAGCGAAGAGCGTCAGCGCAGCACGACGATGCGTAAGCAGCGCGCCGAAGAGGAACGGAAAGAGAACGAAGCGTTCGGCCGTCGTCTGCGTGAAGATCGTGAGCGCGCCGTCGGCGATCGGACCACGCTCGAGAAGGAACTGGCGGACGCCGGTGAAGCGCTACAGGAGCGCCTCGCCGCCGAACAGACCACGCGTGAAGCGGTACAGCAGTCGCGCGCCGTGCTCGAGCAGCTCGAGCGACAGGTGCGCGAACACCGCGACCAGGCCCGTCGTATCGAGCTCGATCGCGATGGTGCGTCGCGTGAGCATCTCGAAACGCAAAACCGTCGTGAAGCGCTCGAGATCGAGCGTCAGCAGCTGGCCGACGCGCTCGATGTCACCGAGCGTGAGCTGATCGCAGCGCGCGAGCAGGTATCGATCACGCAGGCGAACGCGCAGGATGCGCTGCATGCGCTCGAGGGCGCGCGCTTGGCCGCCGCCACCGCGCGGACGGCCGATGCCGAGTCGCGCAGTGCGCTGGCCAGCGCCGTGCAGTCACGCACGGCACTGGAAGGCCGCTTGAATGCGCTGGCTGCACTCGAACGTGAACGCGTCGGACTGGCCCCGTCGGCGGCCAAGCTCCTCAAGGAACGCGAGCGCTTCGGCGAAGGCGCCGTGCTCGGCCCGCTCACCGACTTCCTGACCGCCGACGGTGAAGCGGCGAAGCTCGTGGAGCGCTACCTCGGCGCCACGATGCACGCGATCGTCGTGCGTGATGCCGAGGCTGCGGCCGCCGTGCGCCGTTGGCACGCCGACACGCAGCCCGGCCCGCTGCTGCTGTTGCCGCTCGATGTCGTCACCGACCTTGGTGCCGATGCCGATGCCTTGGCCGGCAGCGTGCAATCGTCGGGTGCGGCGTCGCGCTGGGTGCGCGCGTTGCTGGGCAAGGTGCGTGCGATCGACAGCGGTGAAGCGTTCATTGATGAACGTGGCGCCGTGTTCCTGCCGGGAACGGCCACGGGTCCCGGCCCGCTGCAGCGTCGCGCCGAGATCACGCGACTCGAATCGGATCTCGCGGCCGCCGATGCGCGCCGCGACGAGTGCATGATGGCGGCCGAAGCGGCGCGCCTGGCGCTTGGTGAGGCGGAGCGTGCGCAACAGGCGGCGATGGAAACGTCCAACCGCGCGCAGCAGGAATCGCGTCGCGCGGCCGACGTGCAACAGGAAGTCGAACGTCGCCGTGAGCGCGCCGAACGCGAACTGCAGCAGTCGAGCGCGCTGGCCGAGCGTCTCATCTCGCGTCTCGAGGAGCTCGACTCGCGCACGAAGCAGCTGGCGCAGCAGGCCGAAGCGCTGCATGCGCGCGCCGGCGAAGCGGATGCCGATATCGCTGAAGCGCGCGAGGCGATGTCGATCGCCGAGCGTGATCAGGAACAGGCGCGCGAAGCACGGGCCACGTGGCAGGTCGCGCAGGCCCAGGCGCAGGCGCGCCTGTCGGTTGCGATCGACCGCGAGAAGCGGTTGAACGAAGAAGATTCCACGGCAGCCGCCCGCCTCGAATCGTTGGCGCGCGAGCTCACGAATCTCTCGGAAGCCGACCAGAATCTGGCGCAGCAGCTCGACGGCTGGCGCTCCGAACTGGACACCGAACAGAAGACGCTGGCCGACGCCGACGCGCGCTTGGCCGATGCCGAGCGGGCCGTCGCCGCGGCCACCGGCGCACTCGACGAAGCCGAGCGCATGCTCGACGAAGCCAGACGCCGTTCGTCGGCGCTGGGTGAGCAGCTGCACGGGGCGCAGCTGCGTCATACCGAATTGTCGGGCCGTCGCGAAGCCATCCGCCAGCGACTCGAGACCGAATGGCGTCGCACGCTCGAGGATCTGCTGGCCGGATTCGAAGAGCTCGACCTCGAGACCGATGTGTTGCGCACCGAAGCGAAGCAGCTGCGCGAATCGCTCGATGAGTTGGGACCGGTGAATCCGCTGGCGATCGAAGAACACGAGGAGGAGCAGCGTCGGCTCGAGTTCCTGACTGGACAGCGCAACGACCTCGTGGCGGCCAAGCAGTCGCTGCATCAGGCCATCCGTGAAATCGACAGCACGGCTCGTGAGCTGTTCCTGGCCACGTTCTCGCAGGTCCGCGAGAACTTCCGTCAGATCTTCCTGCGCATGTTCGGTGGTGGCGAGTGCGATCTGCGGCTCGAGAACCCCGATTCGCCGCTCGACTGTGACATCGAAGTGCACGCGTCGCCGCGCGGCAAGAAGACGCAGCGCATTCACCTGCTCTCCAGCGGCGAGCGCGCGCTCGTGGCGTTGTCGCTGCTGTTCGGCATCTTCCTCACCAAGCCGAGTCCCTTCTGCCTCATGGACGAAGTGGACGCGCCGCTCGACGACCAGAACATCGGCCGCTTCGTGAAGATGCTGAACGACTTCAAGTCGCGGACACAGTTCATCGTCATCACGCACAATCCGCGTACGACGTCGGAAGCCGCTGATGCGGTGTACGGTGTGACGATGCAGGAGCCCGGTGTGTCGTCGATCGTGAGCGTGCGCCTGCGCGGTGGTCAGCAGGTGGACGAGACCATCGTGCCCGACGACGCCATCGCGGGCGAGATCGGCGGTGAAGAGGCCGACGAGGACTCCGCCGCGGAACCGTCGCCGGCGTGA
- a CDS encoding MBL fold metallo-hydrolase: MKLTTVGTGTAAPHATRVSAAHLVEAGDVRLLLDCGSGAVHRMASLGVDWSAITHVAITHFHADHIADLPLLLMGWRWGQLPPRSAPVTLYGPSGTGALIERMAGVYGAWMLAPGFPCTVRELVPDEIVKVGDHVTLSAQPVPHTAESVAYSVSDGERRLVYTGDTGVSEELGAWSAGCDLLLAECSLPDAMAIREHLTPRQAGQLAAHAAAHRLVLTHFYPPVETVNILGEAAEYYAGPTVLATDGWSIEF; encoded by the coding sequence ATGAAGCTCACCACCGTTGGGACCGGCACAGCCGCGCCGCACGCGACCCGCGTGAGTGCCGCTCATCTCGTGGAAGCGGGCGACGTACGACTACTGCTGGATTGCGGAAGTGGCGCGGTGCACCGCATGGCGTCGCTCGGCGTCGACTGGTCTGCCATCACGCATGTGGCCATCACGCACTTTCACGCCGATCACATCGCCGACCTGCCTCTGCTGCTGATGGGCTGGCGCTGGGGCCAGCTACCCCCGCGGAGCGCCCCGGTCACGCTGTACGGGCCGTCGGGAACCGGCGCCCTGATCGAGCGCATGGCAGGCGTGTACGGCGCCTGGATGCTGGCCCCCGGTTTTCCCTGCACCGTGCGGGAACTCGTCCCCGACGAGATCGTGAAAGTCGGCGACCACGTCACACTGAGCGCGCAACCGGTACCACATACGGCTGAGAGCGTAGCATATTCCGTGAGTGACGGGGAGCGACGTCTCGTGTACACCGGTGACACCGGCGTGAGCGAGGAACTCGGAGCATGGTCGGCGGGGTGCGACCTGCTGTTGGCCGAGTGTTCGTTGCCCGATGCCATGGCCATTCGCGAACACCTGACGCCGCGACAGGCCGGACAGCTCGCCGCCCACGCGGCCGCACATCGGCTCGTACTAACGCATTTCTATCCGCCCGTGGAAACCGTGAACATTCTCGGTGAAGCGGCGGAGTACTACGCCGGCCCAACGGTCCTCGCGACCGACGGCTGGTCCATCGAATTCTGA